A portion of the Halorubrum sp. BV1 genome contains these proteins:
- a CDS encoding cation diffusion facilitator family transporter has protein sequence MSLHTHEHDDEDRRQTTEQSTRRLAFVAVINFVGFAVELAGGLLFGSVALISDALHMLFDMLAYAMAFGASYTAERFQGGEAWSYGLHRLEPVAAFLNGVLLLPMVGYIVWKSYQRFLEPVAINPELTLIIATGGLLVNIGSVYVLQGDKMSLNERGAFYHLLGDAGGSVAVIVSTVAVAVFDLPIADPMAAVVIGLVVLASAGNVLRESTSILLERSPVSSEELQDELTTLDGVDQVEDLHVWQVCSQLTVATVRLIETATTLEEQREIRARVHDHLTDRRIDHATVEVVGRADPDTDPVGTTNHSH, from the coding sequence ATGTCCCTCCATACGCACGAGCACGACGACGAGGACCGGCGTCAGACGACAGAGCAGAGTACTCGACGGTTGGCGTTCGTGGCCGTTATCAACTTCGTCGGCTTCGCCGTCGAGCTGGCTGGTGGACTCCTGTTCGGTTCGGTGGCGCTCATCAGCGACGCACTCCACATGCTGTTCGACATGCTTGCGTACGCGATGGCGTTCGGGGCGAGCTACACCGCCGAACGATTCCAGGGCGGTGAGGCGTGGTCGTACGGTCTCCACCGACTGGAGCCGGTTGCGGCCTTCCTGAACGGGGTCTTGCTCCTTCCAATGGTCGGATACATCGTCTGGAAGTCCTACCAGCGGTTCCTTGAGCCGGTAGCGATCAATCCGGAGTTGACGCTGATCATCGCGACGGGTGGACTGCTGGTAAACATCGGCTCCGTGTACGTGTTACAAGGTGATAAGATGAGCCTCAACGAACGGGGCGCGTTCTACCACCTGCTCGGAGACGCCGGTGGCTCTGTTGCGGTAATCGTCTCGACTGTCGCTGTCGCAGTGTTCGATCTCCCCATCGCAGACCCTATGGCGGCCGTAGTCATCGGGCTGGTGGTGCTCGCGTCGGCCGGGAACGTTCTCCGGGAAAGCACCTCGATCCTGTTGGAACGGAGCCCGGTGTCGTCAGAAGAGCTTCAGGATGAATTGACGACACTCGACGGCGTCGACCAGGTTGAGGACCTCCACGTCTGGCAGGTGTGTAGTCAACTCACCGTCGCAACCGTCCGGCTCATCGAGACAGCGACCACTCTCGAAGAACAACGAGAGATCCGGGCGCGAGTTCACGATCATCTCACGGATCGAAGAATCGATCACGCAACCGTCGAGGTCGTCGGGCGTGCCGACCCCGATACCGACCCTGTCGGTACGACGAATCACTCCCACTAA
- a CDS encoding heavy metal translocating P-type ATPase, which produces MTSPNEESHDGSGELPDHTHNHGEDSHKQGHTHDHDHEHIQHTGQDGDDVTSSIDQGDVAQFSVPEMDCPSCAKKVENSVEKLDGIQSVDPQVATGTLTVSYDDEQTSATAIEDRVEKAGYTVENTGEVTSKFTVSEMDCPSCAGKIENALDRVGGVTTYETKPTTGTVVVTYDSSRAGEADVIDAIESAGYEVTDTTGDKSERQEAGGGRESIWTSSRALKTWVSGGFVALGLLFEFFLTGQNVQIAGLFGTELLVADVLFLIAVATGGQEILRNGYYSARNLNLDIDFLMSVAILGALVASLAFGEALYFEAATLAFLFSIAELLERYSMDRARNSLRELMDLSPDEATVKRNGSTETIPVDEVAVGDIVVVKPGEKIPMDGSVVDGESAVNQAPITGESVPVDKTTGDEVYAGTINEEGYLEVEVTSEAGDNTLSRIVEMVEDAQSNKTEREQFVERFSTYYTPVVVVFAILTTLASPYILGTTWSTAVVYGLTLLVLACPCAFVISTPVSVVSGITSAAKNGVLIKGGNHLEAMGAVDVVAFDKTGTLTKGELTVTDVVPLNGNSEEDVLRCARGLEQRSEHPIGEAIVAEAGSAGVAEREVDDFESITGKGVRADLDGTPHFAGKPGLFEELEFDLSHVHATTEGGVVTQTARQMCDRNNCLDLLEETVPELQAEGKTVVLVGTEDELEGVIAVADEIRPEAKRTVARLKQLGVARTVMLTGDNERTARAIAEQVGVDEYQAELLPEDKVTAIEELVDEYDGVAMVGDGINDAPALATATVGVAMGAAGTDTALETADIALMGDDLAKLPYLYELANDANGVIRQNIWASLGVKAGLALAVPFGYVPIWLAVLAGDAGMTTAVTGNAMRLSRIRPATDDRDAVADS; this is translated from the coding sequence ATGACCTCACCTAACGAGGAATCCCACGACGGAAGTGGTGAACTACCGGATCATACCCACAACCACGGAGAGGATTCTCACAAGCAGGGTCATACACATGACCATGATCACGAGCACATCCAGCACACAGGACAAGATGGTGATGACGTTACCTCATCGATAGACCAGGGAGACGTTGCACAATTCTCCGTCCCGGAGATGGATTGCCCGTCCTGTGCAAAAAAGGTCGAAAACAGCGTCGAAAAACTGGACGGAATCCAGAGCGTCGACCCGCAAGTGGCAACAGGGACATTGACCGTTTCGTACGACGACGAGCAAACGAGTGCCACCGCGATCGAAGATCGGGTTGAAAAGGCCGGATACACCGTGGAGAACACCGGCGAGGTCACCTCGAAATTCACGGTTTCAGAAATGGATTGTCCGTCGTGTGCGGGCAAAATCGAAAACGCTCTTGACAGAGTCGGTGGAGTGACCACTTACGAGACGAAGCCGACGACCGGAACCGTCGTTGTCACGTACGATTCGTCGAGGGCTGGGGAAGCTGACGTCATCGACGCGATCGAAAGCGCTGGGTATGAGGTCACGGATACGACAGGCGACAAATCAGAACGTCAGGAAGCGGGCGGAGGGCGCGAGAGTATCTGGACGAGTTCGCGCGCACTCAAGACGTGGGTGAGCGGTGGATTCGTCGCCCTCGGCTTACTCTTCGAATTCTTCTTGACCGGCCAGAATGTACAGATTGCAGGTCTTTTTGGTACGGAGCTACTGGTTGCCGACGTCCTGTTCCTGATTGCTGTAGCCACCGGCGGCCAGGAAATCCTTCGCAACGGCTACTACTCGGCGCGAAATCTGAACCTCGATATCGACTTCCTGATGTCGGTGGCTATCCTCGGAGCACTCGTTGCGAGCCTCGCATTCGGCGAGGCACTCTACTTCGAGGCCGCCACCCTCGCGTTCCTGTTCAGCATCGCGGAACTGCTGGAGCGGTACTCGATGGACCGTGCCCGAAACTCCCTCCGCGAGCTAATGGATCTCTCACCGGATGAAGCGACCGTCAAGCGGAACGGGAGCACGGAGACGATTCCCGTCGACGAGGTCGCAGTTGGTGACATCGTCGTCGTCAAGCCAGGGGAGAAAATCCCGATGGACGGAAGCGTCGTCGACGGTGAAAGCGCCGTCAACCAGGCACCTATCACGGGTGAAAGCGTCCCTGTCGACAAGACGACTGGCGACGAAGTGTACGCCGGCACCATCAACGAGGAGGGGTATCTCGAGGTGGAGGTCACCTCCGAGGCCGGCGATAACACGCTCTCCCGAATCGTGGAGATGGTCGAAGATGCACAGTCGAATAAGACAGAGCGCGAGCAGTTCGTCGAGCGCTTCTCGACGTACTACACGCCAGTGGTCGTCGTCTTCGCTATCCTGACGACACTAGCAAGCCCGTACATCCTCGGCACAACCTGGTCCACGGCCGTCGTCTACGGGCTGACCTTACTGGTCCTGGCCTGCCCGTGTGCGTTTGTCATCTCGACGCCCGTCTCGGTGGTGTCGGGAATTACGAGCGCCGCGAAGAACGGCGTCCTGATCAAAGGCGGCAATCACCTCGAAGCGATGGGAGCCGTCGACGTCGTCGCGTTCGACAAGACGGGAACCCTCACCAAAGGTGAACTCACCGTCACCGACGTCGTTCCCTTGAACGGGAACTCGGAGGAGGACGTGCTCCGGTGTGCACGCGGGCTCGAGCAACGGAGTGAACACCCCATCGGCGAGGCAATCGTCGCCGAAGCCGGCAGCGCAGGGGTTGCCGAGCGCGAGGTTGATGACTTCGAGAGCATCACCGGAAAGGGTGTTCGCGCCGATCTCGACGGGACTCCTCACTTCGCAGGCAAGCCGGGTCTGTTTGAGGAGTTAGAGTTCGACCTGTCGCACGTTCACGCGACGACCGAGGGTGGCGTCGTGACGCAGACAGCCCGACAGATGTGTGACCGGAACAACTGTCTCGATCTCCTCGAAGAGACCGTTCCCGAACTCCAAGCAGAAGGCAAGACCGTCGTTCTCGTTGGGACCGAAGACGAACTCGAAGGCGTCATCGCGGTTGCCGACGAGATTCGGCCGGAAGCGAAGCGAACGGTGGCGCGACTGAAGCAGCTCGGTGTTGCCCGAACGGTGATGCTGACGGGTGACAACGAGCGGACTGCCCGCGCGATCGCCGAGCAGGTCGGCGTCGACGAGTACCAGGCCGAATTACTCCCCGAGGACAAGGTGACGGCGATCGAGGAGCTCGTCGACGAGTACGACGGCGTTGCGATGGTCGGTGACGGCATCAACGACGCCCCGGCACTCGCGACGGCGACGGTGGGCGTTGCGATGGGCGCGGCCGGGACGGACACCGCGTTAGAGACGGCCGACATCGCCCTGATGGGCGACGACCTCGCGAAGCTCCCGTACCTCTACGAACTCGCGAACGACGCGAACGGCGTCATCCGACAGAACATCTGGGCGAGTCTCGGAGTGAAGGCTGGACTGGCGCTCGCGGTCCCCTTCGGATACGTTCCGATCTGGCTCGCCGTCCTCGCCGGAGACGCCGGCATGACGACCGCGGTGACCGGAAACGCGATGCGACTCTCGCGGATCCGTCCTGCGACTGACGATAGAGACGCGGTGGCCGACAGCTAA
- a CDS encoding plastocyanin/azurin family copper-binding protein, with protein MLSTAGCLGGQSSAAQTVTMPGDLRFEPKIATIEPSETVTWTNESDIDHTVTAYEDEIPDEAAYFASGGFESERAARNRVTEGLIAPGENYEYTFEEPGTYRYFCIPHEGSGMIGTVRVK; from the coding sequence ATGCTTAGCACGGCTGGGTGTCTGGGCGGACAGTCCTCGGCGGCCCAGACCGTCACGATGCCCGGCGACCTCAGATTTGAGCCGAAGATCGCGACGATCGAACCTAGCGAGACGGTTACGTGGACGAACGAGAGTGACATCGATCACACGGTCACAGCGTATGAAGACGAGATTCCAGACGAAGCCGCGTACTTCGCAAGTGGTGGCTTTGAATCAGAGCGGGCTGCGAGGAATCGGGTCACCGAGGGGCTCATCGCTCCGGGTGAAAATTACGAGTATACGTTTGAGGAACCAGGCACGTACAGGTACTTTTGTATCCCACACGAGGGGTCTGGAATGATCGGGACAGTTCGGGTAAAGTAA
- a CDS encoding ZIP family metal transporter, which yields MADKTQKPTPDGGVSTENEVTQPLGLPRWVSAILPIVLLVLVLGVFAFTSPLASIQSQSGEPLPDVTITHTTLPSDETVVLHVTNNGPDSVTIAQVLVDEAYWNFQVEGAGGDQTLAPMESAQIVIPYHWNPGWDLNVALVLSDGATFENTIVAPSQAPGFSLSLLWTLAVIGLFVGVIPVALGMLWFPYIKTMSDRWLHAVLLFAAGVLGFLAFDAGFEAFELAQRVPGAYEGNLLVVFGILGALTLVQAISAWRKGRVAAGDSRASSGLWIAYLVAVGIGLHNLAEGLAIGSSFALGRVSLGAFLVIGFMLHNVTEGPAVVAPVARGERPSFRHFAALGVIAGSPVILGGWIGSLAYSPTIGAFFLAIGVGAILQVNWEIAGMVRDAGGRVASATNLLAFLLGLGVMYVTDLFVVL from the coding sequence ATGGCGGATAAGACACAAAAACCGACGCCAGACGGTGGTGTATCTACTGAAAACGAGGTCACACAGCCGCTCGGACTACCGCGATGGGTCAGCGCGATACTCCCGATCGTGTTGCTCGTGCTCGTCTTGGGTGTGTTCGCGTTCACGTCACCACTCGCGAGTATTCAGAGCCAGAGTGGTGAACCGCTTCCCGACGTGACGATCACGCACACGACGCTTCCGAGCGACGAAACGGTCGTGTTACATGTAACGAACAACGGGCCCGATTCCGTGACGATAGCACAGGTCCTCGTCGATGAGGCCTACTGGAATTTTCAGGTAGAAGGAGCTGGTGGCGACCAAACGCTCGCCCCAATGGAAAGCGCACAGATCGTGATCCCGTATCACTGGAATCCGGGGTGGGATCTCAACGTCGCCCTCGTACTCTCTGACGGAGCGACATTCGAGAATACGATCGTCGCTCCGAGTCAGGCACCCGGATTCAGCCTCAGTCTGCTCTGGACGCTTGCAGTCATCGGGCTGTTCGTCGGTGTGATCCCGGTCGCATTAGGGATGCTGTGGTTCCCCTACATCAAGACGATGAGCGATCGATGGCTGCACGCCGTGCTCTTGTTCGCGGCCGGCGTCCTCGGTTTCTTGGCGTTCGACGCCGGATTCGAGGCGTTCGAACTCGCTCAACGAGTTCCGGGCGCGTACGAGGGCAACCTCTTGGTCGTCTTCGGGATCCTCGGCGCGCTCACTCTCGTTCAGGCAATCAGCGCGTGGCGCAAAGGCCGTGTCGCCGCCGGTGACAGTCGGGCGAGTAGCGGTCTCTGGATCGCCTATCTGGTCGCGGTCGGGATCGGCCTGCACAACCTCGCGGAAGGACTGGCGATCGGGAGTTCGTTCGCACTCGGACGTGTGTCGCTCGGCGCGTTCCTCGTGATCGGGTTCATGCTCCACAACGTGACGGAAGGCCCGGCCGTCGTTGCACCGGTCGCCCGCGGAGAGCGCCCGTCGTTCAGACACTTCGCCGCGCTCGGCGTCATCGCCGGTTCCCCCGTCATCCTCGGCGGGTGGATCGGTAGTCTCGCGTACTCACCGACGATCGGTGCCTTCTTCCTCGCGATCGGGGTTGGTGCGATCCTACAGGTCAACTGGGAGATCGCGGGTATGGTTCGGGATGCAGGCGGTCGGGTGGCCAGCGCCACGAACCTGCTCGCGTTCCTGCTCGGCCTCGGCGTGATGTACGTGACCGACCTCTTCGTAGTGCTCTAA
- a CDS encoding multicopper oxidase domain-containing protein, producing the protein MPSIDYSSAADVTERLEQQLVESLTGDTSVSRRTVLGGLGVAGSAAVGLGSSRASASSDHDDEDEHGNFGAVGEYRDLDFDPHEFLTAFNTGESGQDNVPQQVYEEDGQTVREFEFTAVDTTITIAPGVEFQAWAYNGQVPGPTIRAVEGDLIRVKFTNLGRHAHTIHPHLKNLNPRMDGIPQNGPGVLDTGESFTYEWIAQPAGTHFYHCHSLPLKEHIHRGLYGTIIVDPDPERVRENPRDYVNYPGPITDDMRTRFVEEAKSRNHEYAENDAVNEMVMVMNSFDTNFDGGNEVYAANTRAFAYGIGSTDGTGNWTAGETKRPIQIDKNERQRVYLSNATEFDLINSFHTHSQFFDYYDHGTTLTPTRKTVDTIMQTQAQRGIIELDYSDHEPGLYMFHAHQSEFAELGWMSFFEVI; encoded by the coding sequence ATGCCATCGATAGATTACAGTAGCGCAGCAGACGTCACAGAACGCCTCGAGCAGCAACTGGTTGAATCACTCACCGGTGATACGAGTGTCAGTCGCCGCACAGTCCTTGGCGGTCTTGGTGTTGCCGGGAGTGCAGCAGTCGGACTCGGTAGTTCTCGGGCAAGTGCCTCATCCGATCATGACGATGAGGATGAACACGGTAACTTCGGTGCGGTGGGTGAATACCGAGATTTGGATTTCGACCCTCACGAGTTCCTCACCGCGTTCAATACCGGAGAGAGCGGACAGGATAACGTTCCCCAACAGGTCTACGAAGAGGACGGCCAAACCGTACGGGAATTCGAGTTTACTGCCGTCGACACGACGATCACGATTGCGCCGGGTGTCGAGTTTCAAGCGTGGGCGTACAACGGCCAGGTACCGGGCCCGACGATCCGCGCCGTCGAAGGTGACCTGATCCGCGTGAAGTTCACCAATCTGGGACGACACGCACACACGATTCATCCACACCTGAAGAACCTCAACCCGCGAATGGACGGGATTCCCCAGAATGGACCGGGCGTCCTCGATACGGGTGAGTCGTTCACCTACGAGTGGATCGCCCAGCCCGCCGGTACTCACTTCTATCACTGTCACTCGCTTCCACTGAAAGAACACATCCACCGTGGACTCTACGGCACGATCATTGTCGATCCGGACCCCGAACGCGTCAGGGAGAATCCACGCGACTACGTCAACTACCCTGGCCCAATTACCGACGACATGCGGACGCGGTTCGTCGAAGAGGCGAAGAGCCGGAACCACGAGTACGCCGAAAACGACGCCGTCAACGAGATGGTCATGGTGATGAATTCGTTCGACACCAACTTCGACGGCGGGAACGAGGTCTACGCGGCGAACACACGGGCGTTCGCATACGGGATCGGTAGTACCGACGGCACCGGCAACTGGACGGCGGGCGAGACGAAGCGTCCCATCCAGATCGACAAGAACGAACGGCAACGCGTCTATCTCTCCAATGCGACTGAGTTCGACCTCATCAACTCGTTCCACACGCACTCGCAGTTCTTCGATTACTATGACCACGGGACGACGCTGACACCGACGCGCAAGACCGTGGACACGATCATGCAGACGCAGGCGCAACGCGGTATCATCGAGCTCGACTACTCGGATCACGAACCCGGGCTGTACATGTTCCACGCCCACCAGTCCGAGTTCGCCGAACTCGGCTGGATGAGCTTCTTTGAGGTGATCTAA
- a CDS encoding metal-dependent transcriptional regulator, with amino-acid sequence MLSAIMEDYLKAIYYLQDETDERVRTSTLAEHMDVEQPSVTSMVKKLAERDFVHYEPYKGVVLTDTGVPVALEIIRHHRLLERYLTERLEYDWAEVHDEADRLEHHISSQFADRIAEQLGNPAVDPHGDPIPTADLDVSPLQSGETLADQQVGDKVRIERVPDNDPDLLRYLSEHGITPTTVVEIVETTSFGMVTLDPDGTDERVALPEEVSRSISAQTLTGASN; translated from the coding sequence ATGCTGAGCGCCATCATGGAGGACTATCTCAAAGCAATCTATTACCTCCAGGACGAAACGGATGAACGGGTGCGGACCTCGACGCTCGCTGAGCATATGGATGTAGAACAACCGTCAGTCACCAGTATGGTGAAAAAATTGGCCGAGCGCGATTTTGTCCATTACGAACCCTACAAGGGCGTTGTACTCACAGACACTGGAGTTCCTGTCGCGCTCGAAATTATTCGCCACCATCGGCTCTTAGAACGATACCTGACGGAGCGCCTTGAGTACGATTGGGCTGAGGTACACGACGAAGCCGATCGCCTCGAACACCATATCAGTAGTCAATTTGCCGACAGAATTGCAGAGCAGTTAGGGAATCCGGCAGTTGACCCACATGGCGACCCGATTCCCACAGCGGATCTGGACGTTTCACCGCTACAATCCGGTGAAACCCTCGCTGATCAGCAGGTTGGCGACAAGGTTCGAATCGAACGGGTGCCAGACAATGACCCAGATCTACTCCGGTACCTGTCTGAACACGGGATTACCCCAACAACTGTTGTCGAAATTGTTGAGACTACCTCATTTGGGATGGTGACGCTTGATCCCGATGGCACCGACGAACGAGTTGCACTCCCAGAAGAAGTGTCCCGATCCATATCCGCTCAAACGCTCACTGGGGCTTCAAACTAA
- a CDS encoding DNA-binding protein, which translates to MSDLIVKAAVKDALSDHNVSADFYDALNEEVAELLDDAAERAEANDRKTVQPRDL; encoded by the coding sequence ATCTCTGACCTCATCGTCAAAGCAGCCGTGAAGGACGCACTCTCGGACCACAACGTCTCGGCAGATTTCTACGACGCCCTCAACGAAGAGGTCGCCGAACTGCTCGACGACGCCGCAGAGCGTGCCGAGGCCAACGACCGGAAGACGGTCCAGCCCCGCGACCTCTAA
- a CDS encoding TATA-box-binding protein produces MSVTAESIQVENVVASSDIGQELDLETLSEDLGATDYDPDNFPGLVYRMHDPKAAALIFRSGKVVCTGAKSVDNVTTALEYVFDELRELGVDVATTPDIEIQNIVSSGDLDHTLNLNAIAIGLGLEHIEYEPEQFPGLVYRLDDPDVVALLFGSGKLVITGGKQLDDAEQALTVIENRLTDLGLLE; encoded by the coding sequence ATGAGTGTCACAGCCGAATCAATTCAAGTCGAGAATGTGGTTGCGTCGTCCGATATCGGTCAAGAACTCGATCTCGAAACACTTTCTGAGGATTTAGGGGCCACCGACTACGACCCCGATAACTTCCCTGGACTCGTGTATCGGATGCACGATCCCAAAGCCGCAGCGCTCATTTTCCGCTCGGGGAAAGTCGTCTGTACGGGTGCAAAAAGCGTCGACAATGTGACGACTGCGTTGGAATACGTCTTCGACGAACTCCGTGAATTGGGTGTCGATGTCGCTACCACCCCAGATATCGAAATCCAAAATATTGTCTCAAGTGGGGACCTCGACCACACACTCAATTTGAATGCGATTGCGATCGGCCTAGGTCTCGAACACATCGAATACGAACCAGAGCAGTTCCCGGGGCTCGTCTACCGGCTTGACGACCCAGACGTCGTCGCACTCCTCTTCGGGAGTGGCAAGCTCGTCATCACGGGCGGAAAACAGCTTGACGATGCTGAACAAGCGCTTACAGTGATCGAAAACCGGCTGACTGATCTCGGGTTACTAGAGTAA
- the xseA gene encoding exodeoxyribonuclease VII large subunit, with the protein MADAEREVDDALSGNVLSVQELNDRIASVVQDTPALNGVRCIGEVTDLHQNSTALYFTLTDGNAELPCMLWANRYQKMDADLEDGTEVILEGDIDYWTEGGKIDLKPWEVIVVGDGDQAAAVERLRSELEERGWFDDEQKQQPPAFPERVGVVTSLRGDARYDIQNAIHGQDPTVDILVKDATVQGSEAPMSIANGIHHLDRSEDVDAIIVGRGGGSDSNLQAFNTERVAEAIFTANTPVVTAIGHTDDRLIADQVADVATITPTAAGEYIVNSRQEFLGSEIEPLEQQLDAAYETFQQEHEHERELAEAVDEAAASEGLPPVYYKAAIAVLLLLLLAITGLWLGVI; encoded by the coding sequence ATGGCTGATGCCGAACGAGAGGTAGATGATGCCCTGTCCGGGAATGTTCTTTCAGTCCAAGAGCTGAACGACCGAATTGCATCGGTCGTCCAGGACACGCCTGCCCTCAACGGCGTCCGTTGTATTGGCGAGGTCACGGATCTCCACCAGAACAGTACCGCCCTCTATTTCACCCTGACAGACGGTAACGCCGAGCTTCCCTGTATGCTCTGGGCGAACCGCTATCAGAAGATGGACGCTGACCTCGAGGACGGGACGGAGGTCATCCTCGAAGGCGATATCGACTACTGGACAGAGGGTGGGAAAATCGACCTCAAGCCGTGGGAGGTGATCGTCGTCGGCGACGGCGACCAGGCGGCTGCCGTCGAGCGACTGCGAAGCGAACTCGAAGAGCGTGGCTGGTTCGACGACGAGCAGAAACAACAGCCGCCTGCGTTCCCGGAGCGGGTCGGTGTCGTCACGTCCCTTCGAGGAGATGCCCGGTACGACATCCAGAACGCGATCCACGGACAGGACCCCACCGTCGACATCCTGGTGAAGGACGCCACCGTCCAGGGGTCAGAGGCGCCGATGTCCATTGCGAACGGTATCCACCATCTCGACCGCTCGGAGGACGTCGACGCCATCATCGTCGGCCGCGGCGGTGGGAGTGATTCGAACCTCCAAGCGTTCAACACCGAGCGGGTCGCGGAGGCGATCTTCACCGCCAATACCCCGGTTGTCACCGCAATTGGACATACTGATGACCGCCTTATCGCGGATCAGGTGGCGGACGTCGCGACGATCACGCCGACAGCCGCCGGCGAGTATATCGTAAACTCCCGCCAAGAGTTCCTTGGGAGTGAGATCGAGCCGCTGGAGCAACAGCTCGACGCCGCGTACGAAACCTTCCAGCAGGAGCACGAACATGAACGAGAGCTTGCCGAAGCAGTCGACGAGGCGGCCGCATCCGAGGGGCTCCCGCCGGTCTACTACAAGGCCGCAATCGCTGTGCTGCTGTTGCTGTTGTTGGCCATCACTGGGCTTTGGTTGGGGGTGATCTAA
- the xseB gene encoding exodeoxyribonuclease VII small subunit, translating into MVNDQEIHDRLARVEEIIEQLDADECDLDEGTRLHEEGQELLAEVREILDNGCGEVVELE; encoded by the coding sequence GTGGTAAACGACCAAGAGATCCACGATCGGCTGGCCCGTGTCGAAGAAATCATTGAGCAGCTCGATGCGGACGAGTGTGACCTCGATGAAGGGACAAGGCTTCACGAGGAAGGTCAGGAACTCTTGGCCGAGGTGCGAGAAATCCTCGACAACGGGTGTGGAGAGGTCGTGGAACTCGAGTAG